A region of the Acidobacteriota bacterium genome:
GGGGGATACACCTATGTCCTGCTCGACACCGCCGACGAAGGCAAGATCTGGCTGGCCGGCCCGCAAACCCAGCTCAAGGTGGGCGATACCCTCGAGTGCCGCCAGGGCATGGAAATGGGCGAATTCGAGTCACCGAGCCTGAAACGCAAGTTCGAGCGTATCTTCTTCGTCAGTCGGTTCGGCTCCAAAAGCAGCCGGCCCCTGGCTCACGACCCCCATGCCGGGGTCCCCGGCGCGCCCAAGTTGGCGGGCAAGGTCGAGCCGCCCAAGGCCGGCTCGATAGCCAAGGCCGACGTGACCGTCGAGGAGCTGTTCCGCAACGCCTCCAAGTACAAGGGCAAGGCGCTCAAGATCCGCGGACGGGTGATGAAGGTCTCCCCCAACATCATGGGCAAGACCTGGGTCCACCTGGCCGACGGCACCGGGTCGAAGGGAAGCGACGACCTGGTGGTCACGACCCGAAGCCCGGTCCTCGCAGGCACCACCGTCGTCGTCAGCGGAACGGTGAAGACCGACGTGGACCTCGGCGCCGGATACTTCTTCCCGGTGCTGATCGAAGACGCCAGGATCGACACCGAAGGGGGCACGGCGCTCTGACGCAGCTCCGTCGTGGCAGGCGGCGTCCGGGCGCCCGGCTCACCGCGCGAGGGGTGACGCTGGAAGTCACGACCCCTACGAGCGAGCCGGCATGGCCCTGCCTGGCGGCTGCGCTCGCGAAGCGGTCGCCCCCTCCACGAACCGTCGGCCGGGAACTCCGCCCGGTGGCTGGCGCTCCAGCGCGCTTGGCATCGGCCTGACTGAAGGAACCCGCCAGCACGCCGCCAAGGTCGCTGAAAACCACGCTCGTCGGGGCCCCGGGGCGGCGATCATCGGCGCCATCCGGGCCGTACTCTCGAAGGCCGGCAGTCTCCGCGGGTCGGTCCGCCCGGTGATCCGGGAATGGCGGAAGCCGCCGACCTACTCGAACGCCGAGTGCCCCGTGATGCGCTGGCCGAGAATCAGGGTGTGAATGTCGTCGGTGCCTTCATAGGTGTAGACCGACTCCACGTTGGCCATGTGCCGGGCGATGGGATACTCGTGCATGATGCCGTTGGCGCCGTAGATCTCACGGGCGACCCTGGCGGCCCGCCGGGCCAGGCGACAGCCTTCGCGTTTGGCCAGGGAAACGTGGGCGAAGTCCGCCTTGCCTTCTTCGAGCAGGCGGGAGACCCGCAGGTTGAGAGCCTGGCACTTGGTGATCTCGGCCAGCATGTCGGCGAACTTGGCCTGCTGAAGCTGGTGGGCGGCGATGGGCTTACCGAAAACGAGTCGCTCGCCGGCATAGGCCAGGGCCTCCTCGTAACAGGCCGCGGCCAGGCCCACCGTCCCCCAGGCGATACCGAAGCGGGCCGAACTCAGGCAGGACAGGGGGCTTTTGAGTCCACCACTGCCGGGCAGCAGGGCGTCTTCACCCAGCTCGCAGTTGTCGAAGTACAGCTCGGAGGTCACCGAAGCGCGCAGGGAGGCCTTGCCGGTCTGCTTGCGGGTCTCGTAGCCCGGCGTGTCTTTCTCCACCAGGAATCCGCGAATGCCATCCTCGGTACGGGCCCAGACCACCGCCACGTCGGCGATCGAGCCGTTGGTGATCCACATCTTCGCGCCATTCAGGCGCCATCCCGACCCGGTGCGCTCGGCACGAGTGATCATCCGCCCCGGATCCGAGCCGTAGTCCGGCTCGGTCAGGCCGAAACAGCCGATGGCCTCGCCGGACGCCAGGCGGGGCAGCCACTTC
Encoded here:
- a CDS encoding DNA-binding protein, producing MISALDVGGPSPGLVPYPKDTTMAKTTWTVGAACALLMLSLPALADHKGKIIETMNSGGYTYVLLDTADEGKIWLAGPQTQLKVGDTLECRQGMEMGEFESPSLKRKFERIFFVSRFGSKSSRPLAHDPHAGVPGAPKLAGKVEPPKAGSIAKADVTVEELFRNASKYKGKALKIRGRVMKVSPNIMGKTWVHLADGTGSKGSDDLVVTTRSPVLAGTTVVVSGTVKTDVDLGAGYFFPVLIEDARIDTEGGTAL
- a CDS encoding acyl-CoA dehydrogenase family protein, translated to MGIPATGSRSRGVDFLDLGATYTEEERMIRDSVRAFVNDKVLPIIGDAYQEDRFPMELVPQMAEMGLFGSYLEGYGCAGASRTAYGLICQELERGDSGVRSFVSVQTSLVMFPIHAYGSEEQKQKWLPRLASGEAIGCFGLTEPDYGSDPGRMITRAERTGSGWRLNGAKMWITNGSIADVAVVWARTEDGIRGFLVEKDTPGYETRKQTGKASLRASVTSELYFDNCELGEDALLPGSGGLKSPLSCLSSARFGIAWGTVGLAAACYEEALAYAGERLVFGKPIAAHQLQQAKFADMLAEITKCQALNLRVSRLLEEGKADFAHVSLAKREGCRLARRAARVAREIYGANGIMHEYPIARHMANVESVYTYEGTDDIHTLILGQRITGHSAFE